TCAAAAGCAGTTGTAAATACAATAGGGACTGATACGGCAACCGACTCAAAGATTTTAAAACTCAAATCATCGCTTAATTGAATGTCTAAAAAGATGAGATCAGGAAAATCATTTGTTTTAAACCATTGGATGGATTGTTCAACGCTCTGTAACCAGGATACGATGTAAATTGATGGATCAATTTCCATCAAGATGCATTTCAAGTTTTCAAAAGCGCTTTCTTCATCTTCTATTATTAATACATTCATCTTGTTATTTTCAATAAAGGTAGTTTAACCGAGAACAAGTTGTTCTTTTCGTTTATTTCAATGGATTTGTTGGTGAGAAAGCTATATTGCTCTCTTAAAATCTGCAGTCCTTTTTTTGTAGAATCCACATTATTCTTTCGGCTGATTGTATTTTCAACCACCAATGAATCTTCCTTTTGTTTAATGGTTAAATACAGAGGACATTCTTCGTCAATCCTATTGTGTTTGATAACATTTTCTAACAATAAGTGCAGTGAAATGGGGGGGAGTACATAATTGAAATCATTTACTTCAGTGGAGTAATTGAAGTTTTTACCGAAACGTTTTTTAAGTAAACGGGTGTAGCTTTCTGCAAATTGTATTTCTTCCATCAATGGGACAACCTCCGATTCAGTTGTTTTTAATATGTAGCGATACATGTCCGACATTTCTTTTAAAAATTCATTTGCAATCACTGGATCCTGCCGGATTAATCCAGATAATGTGTTCAGATTATTGAATAGAAAATGGGGATTTAACTGACTTTTTAAGGCTCGGTTCTGTAGTTCCAGTTCGTTTCGTTTTAAGCGTTCATTTTCTTCGTTTTCTAGTCTCCATCGCTTGAAAAAATGGAGACTGAACAAAAGGCTCATAATCATAATTCCTTTTAATAGACCTTCAAGTGTGGTGATAGTAAGCAGAAACCAATTGAATAAAGGAAATTCCGGATACTTGATAGTGACGTAAATACTCCTAAAGGTAAAATAGATACATTCGTTTAATAAAACAATTGCAGTTACGCCAAGGAGGAAAAATGGAATGTTCATCTTCCATCCTCTTATTAGCAACCGATCAAGAGTAAATTGAGAAAGCCACCAAATTACCCCAAATTGAATGGTAAAAATGAGCACGGCAATCCAATCGAAACCATAATCTGCATCGCTCATCATACTCATCATGTAAAATGTCGTGTAGTAGACCAATGCCACTAACGGGATGAATACCCAAGGGTAAATGCGAAAACTGTTGTTCTTGGTTGCCTTTGCCATGTGGTGTAAAGATAGATGTTGTTCCTTTTCTAGCTTAGTTTTTTATCGAAAAGCCCTTTTTTATGGGCAAGTCGCACAAGCAGGAAAACGGCTATTCCAATGAGCGGACCCGTAGCATAAAAAATGCCTGTTGGAATATCTTGAATTTCAATTCGAACCAAGGCCCCTAATTTCCAGTTTTCTATTGCTCCGCTAAAGGAAAAACCAAACCAATTGATGCCAGTGTGCACTCCAATGGCCAACCAAATGGAACTGGAATAATAGTAAATCCCGGACAAAGCATAAGAGACGATAAGCAAGTCTATCGCATAAGCAATATCGAATTCGCGAACAATAAAATGTCCCAAAGTAAAAACTAGGCCTATTAGTGTGAAAATAATGTGTGGATTAAGTTGTTTCCGTAGTGCTTCAATAGGAAAAGCGCGACAAGCCAATTCTTCAATGAAAGAATTCCAAATTAATACCCCAAAGAAATAATAGCTGTAATAAGCAATATATGCTGCT
The Flavobacteriales bacterium genome window above contains:
- a CDS encoding histidine kinase, whose product is MAKATKNNSFRIYPWVFIPLVALVYYTTFYMMSMMSDADYGFDWIAVLIFTIQFGVIWWLSQFTLDRLLIRGWKMNIPFFLLGVTAIVLLNECIYFTFRSIYVTIKYPEFPLFNWFLLTITTLEGLLKGIMIMSLLFSLHFFKRWRLENEENERLKRNELELQNRALKSQLNPHFLFNNLNTLSGLIRQDPVIANEFLKEMSDMYRYILKTTESEVVPLMEEIQFAESYTRLLKKRFGKNFNYSTEVNDFNYVLPPISLHLLLENVIKHNRIDEECPLYLTIKQKEDSLVVENTISRKNNVDSTKKGLQILREQYSFLTNKSIEINEKNNLFSVKLPLLKITR
- a CDS encoding CPBP family intramembrane metalloprotease, with the protein product MLEKFRTQYEKKLSVKLITVFLVVVASIAIMIPIVQLALLFGVDLMKDNNVQMKVDFGNVFFFFLFGTCTIAIIGLAQKFLHKSTLADLGFRTKILKHFFIGFLAGVLMLALEYLVLGISAGKVQFVSLIPNNVSIAAYIAYYSYYFFGVLIWNSFIEELACRAFPIEALRKQLNPHIIFTLIGLVFTLGHFIVREFDIAYAIDLLIVSYALSGIYYYSSSIWLAIGVHTGINWFGFSFSGAIENWKLGALVRIEIQDIPTGIFYATGPLIGIAVFLLVRLAHKKGLFDKKLS